The DNA sequence AAGATGATGTTGGCTACCATATAACCGCTTAAAACAATCAGCCAGAATTTTGTCCAGCTCATATTAATGAGGGTTTGGTAACTGTTCAGCCGGTTAAAAAAAGGCAGGCCGGTACGTTTTACGTTGATAGATCCATCTTTATTAATTACAGGTTGGCTCTTTATAACCGGCTGTGTGCCAAAGCCAAGATCATCTTCGGGATTTACTTTTCGCGTGTTATGGTTCATTGGAAGTGTAAGCTTTTCGGCTTTTGCGTAAATTTATCATTCTGTTTGCTTTTAGTAAAAACTATTTCCATATTTGTGGCACAAATGAAAATGATAGTATTAAACAATAACTGGTGGTGGCTTAACGATTAATCGTAAGGCAATTCCGTTTTTTGTTTTTTAACATAATATTGAGAAGGGTTGCCATACGGTAGCCCTTTTTTTATTCCCCCCAATCCCCTAAAGGGGGAGCATAAGGGGAAAAGTAAATAACCATTAAAAAATTCCCCCTTTAGGGGGTTAGGGGGCATGAAACAGATACTAAATCATCTTTTTGAACACAAAACCTTTACCAGGGAAGCATCAAAAAATATTTTGATGAATATTGCCCAGGGGCAATACAACAACTCACAAATGGCAGCCTTTATGACGGCATATTGTATGCGCAGCATTACCGTTGACGAACTGGAAGGTTTCCGTGATGCTATGTTGGAGCTTTGTTTGCCTATTGATCTGGAAACCGATCAGCTTATAGATCTTTGCGGTACTGGTGGCGATGGTAAGGATACTTTTAATATATCAACGCTGGCATCGTTTGTGGTAGCTGGTGCGGGTTATAAGGTGGCTAAGCATGGTAACTATGGTGTATCGTCGGGGTGTGGATCATCCAATGTGATAGAATACCTTGGCTATCAGTTTACCAATGATACCGATAAATTGAAAACCAGCATCGATAAGGCTAACATTTGCTTTTTGCATGCACCTTTGTTCCATCCGGCTATGAAAACAGTGGCTCCTATACGACGTGAATTAGGAGTGAAAACGTTTTTTAATATGTTGGGCCCATTAGTTAATCCGGCCAAGCCTGAAAACCAGTTGGTTGGTGTATTTAACCTGGAGCTTGCCCGGGTTTTTGCCTATCTGTATCAAAAGTCAAACACCAAATATACTATAGTAAATGCACTGGAAGGCTATGATGAGGTTTCGCTTACCTGCGATTTCAAAACCTTTTCGGCCGAAGGCGAGAAGATCAATACGGTTGAAGGGCTTGGTTTTGAAAAGTTAGACCCTAAAGAAATTACAGGAGGCGATACTGTAGCTGCTTCGGCGAAGATATTTACCGATGTGCTTAGCGGTCGGGGTACGTTTGCCCAAAATAACGTAGTTCTCTCCAACGCCGCGCTGGCTATTAAAACCATTGGCCCTGAAAAAAGCTTTGCTGATTGTTATTATGAAGCGGAGGAAGCCTTGATAGGTGGAAAGGCCCTGAATAGTTTCCATACTTTATTACAGAATTAATGATGAAGATTAAAGTTTGTGGTTTAAAGTATCCTGAAAATATCCAAGCAGTAGCTGCTTTAAAGCCGAACTATATGGGTTTTATTTGCTATGACCGAACGCCACGTTATATAGATACGTTATCTGCAGATGTGTTGGCAACAATCCCGGCATCCATCCATAAAACAGGCGTTTTTGTAAATGAAACCGCCGAAATTATTACCCAACTGATTGATCAATATGGGTTTGATACCATACAGCTGCATGGACATGAAAGCCCGGAGTTTTGCCATGCCTTTAACGGTAAGGTTACCGTTATTAAAGCCTTTGGAGTTGATAACGACTTTGACTTTAGTAAACTGGATGCGTATGCAGGAGAGGTGGATTATTTCCTGTTCGATACCAAAACTTCTATTTATGGTGGATCTGGAAAAGCGTTTAACTGGAGCATCCTGGATAAATATACCTTGAATATTCCCTTCTTTTTATCAGGAGGAATAAGCCCTGATAATATAGAGGAAGTAAAAAATATAACCCATCCGCAATTTTACGCGGTTGATTTGAACAGCCGGTTTGAGGATGAACCGGGTTTGAAAAACATCCCGAAGTTGGAAAACGCATTTGACATCATCAAAAACAGAACATTACAGATGAAATACGGAGTTAACGAACATGGTTACTATGGCGATTTTGGCGGCGCATACATTCCCGAAATGCTATATCCAAACGTTGAAGAGTTAAGACAACAATACCTCAACATTATTAATGATCCGGATTTTAAAGCGGAATTTAATGATCTGCTCAAAAATTATGTAGGCAGGCCATCACCCTTATATCATGCCAAACGGTATTCGGAAAAATATGGCGCTAATATATTTTTTAAACGGGAGGATTTGAATCATACCGGCTCGCACAAGATCAACAACGCCATAGGGCAAATACTACTGGCCAAACGTTTGGGCAAAAAACGCATCATTGCTGAAACCGGCGCAGGTCAGCATGGTGTAGCAACTGCTACAGTATGTGCCCTGATGGGTATTGAATGTGTAGTTTACATGGGCGAAATTGATATGGCTCGCCAGGCGCCCAACGTATCCCGCATGAAGATGCTGGGTGCTACTGTAAGGCCGGCTTCATCAGGTAGCAAAACGCTGAAAGATGCCACCAATGAAGCCCTGCGTGACTGGATAGCTAATCCCGTTGATACCCATTACATCATTGGCTCGGTGGTTGGCCCTTATCCATATCCCGATATGGTGGCTCGTTTCCAGTCGATCATATCCGAAGAAACAAAAAAACAACTCATAGAACATACTGGTAAAGAATTGCCTGAATATGTACTGGCCTGTGTAGGTGGTGGCAGCAATGCCATGGGGATGTTCTACCATTTTTTAGATAATGAACAGGTAAAGTTAGTAGCTGTGGAAGCTGCCGGTAAAGGTGTTGACAGTGGCCATTCGGCGGCTACAACGTTCCTGGGCAATGAAGGTGTTTTGCATGGCAGCCGTACCATACTGATGCAAACACCCGATGGGCAAGTAGTTGAACCATATTCTATTTCGGCAGGATTGGATTACCCGGGTATTGGTCCGCAGCATGCGCATTTATACAAAATAAACAGGGCCGAATATGTAAGTGTTACTGATGATGAAGCGATGAAGGCAGGCTTGCTTTGTTCGCAAATGGAGGGTATTATTCCGGCCATTGAATCGTCGCATGCGCTGGCACAGCTTGAAAAAATGAAATTTAACTCAACAGATAATGTCGTGATCTGCCTTTCTGGCCGCGGCGATAAAGATCTGGATACATTTATTAAATATTTCGGTTATTAATTAGTTCATGGATAATAGTTCATGGATCATAGTGAAGGCTATGTACATCCGTCAACTATAAAACCGATCAGGGCCATGAACAATGAACCATTAACTATAAGCTACACAATGAACCGATTAAACCAGCTTTTTGCTGCAAAAAAAAATAACCTGTTATCGATATATTATACCGCTGGATATCCTGCCTTGAATACCACAGTAGATATTGCCGAAGCTTTGGAAAAAGCCGGTGCTGATTTTCTGGAAGTAGGTTTCCCGTACTCTGATCCGGTAGCTGATGGGCCAACTATTCAGCATAGTTCTGAACAGGCACTGATCAATGGTATGACACTCGACCATCTTTTCGGAGAGTTAACTGAGCTGCGTAAACGAGTTACCATTCCTATACTGCTCATGGGCTACTTTAACCCGATAGTGCAATATGGGATTGAACGTTTTTGCAAAAAAGCGGCAGAATTGGGTGTAGACGGTGTTATTGTACCCGATTTGCCGATGTATGAGTATGAAGCCCTGTACTCGGCTCATTTTATCAATAATAACCTGAGCAATATATTCCTGGTTACGCCACAAACCTCGCCAGATAGGATTCGCAAGATTGATGAATTGAGTAATAGTTTTATTTACCTGTTATCCTCATCGTCCATAACCGGTGGCAGTCTGCAATTGACCAATAGCATCGAAGATTACTACAAGCGGATCAAAGCCATGGACCTTAAAAATCCAACTATCATTGGTTTTGGAATATCAGATAACGCAACTTTCAAAAAGGCCTGCGAATACGCCAACGGCGCCATTGTTGGCAGCAAGTTTGTAAAATTGCTGGCTGAGCAGGATTATATGAGCAAAATACCTGCGTTTATACAAAGTATAAGATAGATCAAGGATTTTAGGAGCAAGGATCAAGGACTTTCTTTTCATGCGTTTGTCCTTGTTCCAAAAATCTTTGTTCCTTGCTCCAAAAAAGCTACAAATACAGCTCGAGATCTCCTTTTCCTTCGCGGATGATCTCAAAATCGCCTTCTGTACAGTCGACTACAGTTGATGGTATATTATCGCCATAACCGCCATCGATCACGATATCAACCAGATCCTCGTATTTTTCGTGGATCAGTTCCGGATCGGTAGAGTATTCTATAATATCGTCATCATCCCTGATAGAGGTTGAGAGGATGGGGTTACCCAATACGCGCACAATTTCGCGGGCAATATCATTATCGGGTACCCTGATACCCACCGTTTTTTTATTGGAACTCAATAGCTTGGGAACCATATGGCTGGCATTGAATATAAAGGTAAATGGTCCAGGCAAGGCCTTTTTGAGCACCCTAAACGTGGTATTATCGATGGGTTTGATATAGTCTGATATATGGCTCAAATCATAGCATATAAATGAAAAATTTGCCTTTTCGGGTTTAATGTTCCTGATTTTGCAAATGGCCTCGATGGCTTTATGATTGGTGATATCGCAGCCCAAGCCGTAAACAGTATCGGTCGGATATATGATGAGGCCTCCTTTGCGTAACACTTCAACCACCTGCTCTATAGCTTTAGGGTTAGGATTTTCGGGATATATTTTAATAAGCATGATGTATAACAAATATACTCATAAGTTGGTTTACATATGCATGGAAAGAGCCTGGCATCCTAATTTCAATGGGTTTGACATGATAGCCGTATTCAAAAAAATCCAGAAAATCGTTTAATCATATCAAAAAAGGTTCAGAAATCAAAAAAGTCACTTGCCAAAGGCAAATGACTTTCCATCATCATCATTATATTTTAACCTGTTTAAAGTGTTTTAATAAACCGGGTTGCTACCTGGGCAACAACACCGGCTTTTAAATGTTAAAACACAGCAACAGTATTAAAACAATTAAGCTTGTTTGGTCAATTGTAAGTTGATCAGCAATTTAATGTCTTCGCCAACCACAACTGAACCTGCTTCGGTTACGCCATCCCAGGTTAAGCCAAATTCTTTACGGTTTATTTTACCGGTGATTTCAAACCCAGCTTTAGTGTTGCCATAAAAATCGGCTGCTGAACCACCAAATTCGGCGTTAAGGGTTACCGGTTTGGTAACGTCTTTTATAGTCAAATCACCTTTTAATTCATATTCCTCATCATCAGTTTTGGTTAATGAGGTTGATTTGAAGCTGATCTTTGGATATTTTTCAGCGTCAAAAAATTCACCGCCTTTTAAGTGCTCGTCGCGCTGAGTTTGGTTGGTATCAATACTGTCAATGTCTAATGTAAAATCCACTTCGGCATTGTCAAAATCATCTCCTTCGGTAATTACTTCACCGCCAAAGCTTTTGAAAAAACCGCTTACGGTTGAAATAACCAAATGTTTTACCTTAAATTGTACTTCTGAATGCATAGGGTCGATAACCCATTTTGTTGCTGTTTCTGTTGCCATGATTTTTTTATTTTGTTTTGTTAAGTCAAAGATAATAACAAAATACATGTTTAAACATGTATTTTTATTTCATTACAATTCGCCGACAATCAAGTACAAGTTTAACCATACAATTGTGCTAATGTTTAACTTTAAGAGTTATTTTTATATTAAATAATCTATTTATGAAGAAGCTTTTCATTACCTCGTTCATTATTATATTCGCTGCGCTTATCGGGTGGACTATATTATGGAAACCGGCCGCCTGGTCGTTTGTGATCATGGTGCCTATATATGCTATAGGCTTTTATGATCTGGCTCAAAAGAAGCACAGCATTGTACGCAACTACCCGGTATTTGGTCACCTGCGCTTTTTAATGGAAGATCTGCGTCCTAAAATATACCAGTATTTTATTGAAAGCGATACCAACGGTACGCCCTTTAACCGTCAAAACCGTAGCGTGATATACCAACGTGCTAAAAAGGTAGATGATACGCGGCCTTTTGGTACCGAGCTGGATGTGTATGAAAATGGTTATGAATGGCTCAATCACAGTATAGCAGCTGTTGATCATCATCATCTTGATCTGGCGCCAAGAGTAAAAGTTGGCGGCCCCGATTGTAAGCAACCGTATATGGCCAGTGTGTATAATATATCGGCCATGAGCTTTGGTTCGCTGAGCGAGAATGCTATCCTGGCCCTTAACGGCGGCGCCAAACTGGGCAACTTTGCCCATAATACCGGCGAAGGCGGTTTGAGCGATTATCACCTGCAACCCGGTGGTGATATTATCTGGCAGATAGGTACCGGCTATTTCAGCTGTCGTCACCCGGATGGTACTATTGACTATGATGCTTTTACCCAGCGTGCCGTGTTACCACAGGTAAAAATGATTGAGATTAAGCTATCGCAGGGGGCTAAGCCCGGGCACGGCGGGATACTACCTGCGGCCAAGGTTACGCCCGAGATTGCACGTATCAGACTGGTAGAGATGGGGCAGGATGTCGTATCACCACCTTACCATACCGCTTTTAATGATCCTATTGGCTTAACCCAGTTTATCAAAAAATTACGCGAGCTATCAGGTGGTAAACCTATAGGCTTTAAGCTTTGTGTAGGCCATAAGAGCGAATTTTTAGCGATATGCAAGGCTATGGTAAAAACAGGCATCTATCCCGATTTTATTACTGTGGATGGGGGCGAGGGAGGTACCGGAGCTGCTCCGTTAGAGTTTTCTAACTCGGTAGGTATGCCCCTGCGTGAGGCCCTGGCCTTTATTTATGATGCCCTTACAGGTTTCGACATTAAAAAATATATCAAGCTTATCGCATCAGGCAAAGTAGCAACTGGGTTCGACCTGGTGAAGAATTTTGCCTTGGGGGCCGATATGTGTAATAGCGCCCGCGGAATGATGTTTGCCCTTGGCTGTATACAAGCGCTGGAATGTAATATGAATACTTGTCCAACCGGTGTAGCCACACAAGATAAAAGCCTGATGCGTGGTCTGGTGGTCGATGATAAAAAGGTGCGTGTTGCTAATTTTCATAACCAAACGGTAAGCAGTGCTATACAAATGATAGGTGCCGCTGGTCTGGTAAAACCTTGCGATCTGCACCGTATGTTCATCTATCGCCGCATTAACCACAGTCAGATACAAACCTACGGCGAGCTGTTCCCTTATATCCCTAAAGGTAGTTTGCTCAATACACCATATCCATCAAGTTTTGAACTGGACATGGCCATCAGCAACGAGGATAGCTTTGTACCAGATTACAGCAACGTAACCAATATTGATTATAGCAATGTGAATTCGTATATGAGTTAGACCGCTGATTTTTTTGGGGGATTACGTTGATAGCGCTGATAAGCTGTTAAATTTTATATGAGGAAATAGTATAATAGGGCTGTCAGTCTGAGCTTGTCGAAGACTCGCGCGCCGAGGCCTGCTCGCTATGGTTCGACGGGCTCACCATGACACCGTATTTATTCACGCAGTCACTCGGCTGGAGCCGAGCGACTGCGGAATAAGTAATCAGCCATTACAACATCACACCCTTCATAATCATTACAGCGATGCTGAAGTAAATGATAAGTCCGGTAACATCTACCAGGGTTGCCACAAAGGGGGCGGAGGATGTAGCAGGGTCGGCACCTAATTTTTTCAGGATGAGTGGTAACATAGAACCTGCCAGCGATCCCCATAATACAACACCAATCAGGGCACAGCCAACAGTTAAGCCTACCAGTATCCAGTGAGGTCCGTAAATGGGCGAAAACATGGTCCAGATGTAGATACGCATAAATCCTATTAATCCAAGCGTTAGGCCCAGCATTAAGCCCGACAATAGCTCGCGGCGCATTACCCGCCACCAATCGGCAACGGTAACTTCGCCAAGGGCCATGGCCTGTATAATTAAGGTAGAAGCCTGCGAACCGCTGTTACCACCGCTTGATATAATAAGCGGGATGAACAGAGCAAGTACAACAGCTTTTTCAATTGATTTTTCAAAGAATCCCATGGCGGTGGCAGTCAACATTTCGCCCAGGAACAATATAATAAGCCAACCAACCCGCTTTTTAACCAGCAGGAACAGGTTAATATCTAGGTAAGGCTCATCCAATGCTTCGGTACCGCCAATTTTCTGAATATCCTCAGTATACTCTTCGTTGGCTATCCACAAAATATCGTCGACAGTTACAATGCCCAGTAATATGTGCTCATTGTCGACCACGGGCAAAGCCACGCGGTTGTTCATCCTGAATATATTGATGGCTTCTTCCTGCGGATCGCTGGCACTGAGGGATATCAAACGCCCGTCCATCAGGTCGCTTACTTTGGTTTCGGGTTTAACTAATAATATCTCCCGTATCCTGATATCGTCAAGCAATACTCCGTTTTCGTCTATTACATAGATCACATCAATGGTTTCGGAGTTTTTACCATAACGGCGGATGTGGGATAGTACTCGGGTAACATCCCAATTTTTCTTAACTGCGATATAGTCGGGAGTCATCAAACGCCCAACGCTTTCCTCTTCGTAACCTAATAAAGAGAGCGCTTCTTTACGGTCATCCGGCGATAGATGCAGGATGAGTGTTTTAACGGCATCGCCATGTAATTCACTAAAAAGAGCCGTACGGTCGTCGGGAGGTAATGCGTTGATCAGGTCGGCAACTTTTTGGCCGGAAAGCTTTTTAATGATACGCTCCTGGGTAGGAGAATCCAATATGCGGAAAACATTAACAGCCCGGTTGAGCGACAGGGTTTCAATAAATCGGGGGCCATGTTCGGGCAATTCACCAATCAGCTCTTCAACGTCTGATATATTTAGGTTGTTCAAATATTCCTTTAATTGTTTATTGTTTTCCTGCTCCAGCAACAATTCTATTTGTTCAACCATTTCGTTCATAAGTGTCCCCCTGTTGTTTACATGTTATTATTAATCTGTTTTGCCTTGATTTGACGATGGCAAAAGTCGTTTATTTTTTCAAATTATAGGCAAAATTTTGTGTTATCTTTGCGCGAATTTTATCGATAGATAATAGTCGATGGCCGATAGTCCATTGGCCATGATCTATCGACTATCGACAAAAGAATTAATATCTGAAAAATGGGTTTACAATGTGGAATAGTGGGTTTGCCAAATGTAGGTAAATCGACACTTTTTAATTGCTTATCAAATGCCAAAGCACAGGCGGCTAACTTTCCGTTCTGTACTATTGAGCCAAACGTAGGCGTAATTACGGTACCGGATGAGCGTTTAACCAAACTTACCGAAATAGTACAACCAAAAAGCATTGTACCTAATGTTATTGAAATTGTTGATATAGCAGGTTTGGTTAAAGGTGCCAGCAAAGGCGAGGGGCTAGGTAACCAGTTTTTGGGTAACATACGTGCCACCAACGCTATTATACATGTACTGCGCTGCTTTGATAACGATAATGTGATCCACGTTGACGGCTCGGTTGACCCGATACGCGACAAAGAGATCATCGATACCGAGTTACAGCTAAAAGATCTGGAATCGATAGAGAAAAAGATCCAGAAAGTTGAAAAAATGGCTAAAACCGGCGGCGATAAAGAAGCCAAAAAGACCTTTGATGTTTTAACCGTTTACAAAGAACACCTGCTAACTGGTAAATCGGCTCGTACGGCACCGGTTGCTGAGGAGGATAAAGAATATGTTGCCGACCTGTGGTTGCTTACTGCAAAGCCGGTAATGTATGTTTGTAATGTTGACGAAGCCTCGGTAAACACAGGCAACGCTTATGTAGAAAAAGTAAAAGCTGCCGTTAAGGAAGAGAATGCGGAAGTACTGGTGATTTCAGCACAGATAGAATCAGAGATAGCCCAGATGGATACTTATGAAGAACGCCAGATGTTCCTGGATGATCTGGGACTGACAGAATCGGGCGTAAACAAACTGATCAAAGCGGCTTATAAATTGCTTAACCTGGCTACTTACTTTACCGCCGGTGTGCAGGAAGTACGCGCCTGGACAATTACCCAAGGCTTTACAGCACCGCAAGCTGCAGGAGTAATCCATACCGATTTTGAGAAAGGATTTATCCGTGCCGAGGTGATCAAGTACGATGAATTTGTTAAGTTTAACGGTTCAGAAGCGGTTATCAAAGAAAACGGTAAGCTGGCTATTGAAGGAAAAACCTATATTGTACAAGACGGCGACATTATGCACTTCAGATTTAACGTTTAACATTATATTTGTTGAAAACCTAATTTGAAAATCCTTATGAAAAAAACTTTTTTATTAAAAGCCCTGCTTTGCTTTGCAGTAACCTTTATACTCCATATGGAAAAATCTTCAGCTCAAAATTCAAAACTGATTAGTGAAGTAACACAAGCTACCGAGCAATTACGTAAAGCCATGGTTGATGCGGATACGGTTACACTGGAGAAATTGACTTCGGCCGAGTTGAGCTATGGTCATTCATCAGGCAAACTGCAAACTAAAAAAGAATTTATAAGTGATCTTGCTACGGGAGCATCTGATTTTGTATCTATCAGCCTAACCGATCAAGACGTTAAGGTAGTTGGTAATACGGCCGTTGTACGTCATATACTTACCGCGGCTACCAATGATAAAGGTAAAGGCCCTGGTATAACCAAGTTGGGTATATTACTGGTGTGGGTTAAAAATAAAACGCAATGGCAATTGCTGGCCCGCCAGGCCGTAAAAGTACCGTAATAAGCCGGGAGTCCATAGTCGATAGTCCATGAAGTCCGCAAGTAAAAAAGTCCGAAAGTTTGGAGAGTACCACCCTCTAAGCTTTCGGACTTTTCTTTTGATCTTTATGTTGCTGACTTACAGACTTTATCCACTTTATAGTCTATCGACTATAAAACCTCCAGCTTAAACTTTGATTTTTTTCCATCGACCGCGTTTAAATAAAACGTAGGCTCCCAAGGTAAGCCCCACTTCGGCGGCGGGGATAGAAATAAAAACGCCTGTAGGCCCCATTTCAAAGTATTTAGCCAGTAAATAAGCAAAAGGGATCTGAAACACCCAGAAAGTAAAAATATTGATCTTGGTAGGTGTCCAGGTATCGCCGGCACCGTTAAAGGCACTGGTAAAAATCATACCCATACCATAAATAATAAAGCCTCCGCTTAAAATTTGTAAAGAGCGTGTAGCCACTTTTATAACAGCCTTGTCCTCGGTAAAAAAGGAGGCGAATAAATGTCCGCAGGTTAAAAACAAGATGCTTACAATGCCCAGGAACACCATGGTGTATTTAATAGTTTGAAATACTGATTTTTCGGCCCTGTCTATATGTCCTGCACCCAGGTTTTGGCCTACCAGGGTTGCCGCTGCGTTACTTAAGCCCCAGGCAGGTAACAGGAAGAACATCATTAACCGCAAAGAGGTTTGATAGCCTGCAGAACCAGCTTCGCCACCAGTGGTAGCCACCAGTTCGGCCAGAAATATCCAGCTGCAACTGGCTATTATAAATTGTAAAATACCCGGTGCTGCAATTTTAACAATGGCTTTAATCTGTTGCCAGTCGGGCGCGAAATAACTTAACCGTATTTTCAGAATATTTTTACCGTTGAATAAATTGTAAACCTGGTAGCTAACGCCCAGCCCTCTGCCAATAGTAGTAGCAATGGCGGCACCAGTTAAACCAAAAGCAGGGATGGGCCCTAAACCCCTGATAAAAAGAGGGCACAGGATGATATTGGCCATGTTGGCTATCCACAGGCTTCGCATGGCAATGGCGGCGTTGCCAGCCCCTCTGAAAATACCGTTGATCAAAAACAGCATCACGATAATGATACTTCCGCCCATCATAATGCGCACAAAATTGGTTCCGTGATCGGCAGTTTCGGCAGAGGCGCCCATGATCAGCAGAATGTCCCGGGCATGCAGCAGTCCAATAATGCTGATGGTGAGGTTAACAATTACAGCAATAATAATAGTTTGCATACCCGCTTTTGATGCCGCCTCGGGATTTTTTTCGCCGATACGACGGGCTACCACCGCAGTAGCGGCCATGCTCAGGCCTATGGCCAGGGAATAGATGACCATTAACACAGATTCTGTTAAGCCAACTGTTTGAATGGCCAGACTGCTGTTTTTCAAATGACCTACAAAATACAGATCGACCAATGCGAACACCGATTCCATGGCCATCTCCAGCATCATGGGAATGGCTAACAAAATAATGGCTCTTTTAATACTGGTAGAGGTGAGGTCAACTTCGGTACCTTTAAGCGATTGCTTTAAAACAGAGAAAAAAGAGGATAGTTTACTTTTAGGTTTGGGTTGAATTGTCTCTAACATAAATATACAGGATTATAAAGAATAGATGTTTAACCATTTATATGAAACCTTTTGGTTACAAATATACTGAAGCCTTTTAGTTAGTCAAGTATTATTAAAAAAATATAATAATCGTTACGTCGGAAATAGATAAAACGTTACGCCAGTGGTAAAGGCGGACAAACAAATTGGCGATAAATAGGTTTAAAAATATAAGCTTTTTAGCTGTGAAGGCATTTTATTATATAAAATGTTAAAAACACTTTAATTGGTTAAAAAAGTGGAAAAAGTAGCAAATACGCATCTAAAACCGGGTAAAAATCGTTAAATTAACAACACCAATTGATACCTTATTTGTCTTACTATTATGGATACATTAGTCACTTATATGTTCCAGATCACGGTAGCCTTTATGATCATACAGGTATGCATACCTATTGTGATCATTATTAGACACGGGCACAAAAACAAAGAAAAGTATAGCGGCTTAACGCAGCTTGAGGTAGAAGAAATGGAGCATCAGCATTTTCTCCAGGAGGTAGATGCCATTTTAAATATGAATCATATTTCACATTGTGAAGATTGACTGATTTGAATAAAAAAAGCCTCTTGAATTTATTTCAAGAGGCTTTTTTTATTTATTTATGCCCAGCTTCTATTAATTTATTGATCTGTTTTTGTTGATCATCGATTCGCTTGTTTTGTTCTTTTACCTGTTGGTCTTTTTCAATCAGGTAAAGTGTGAGCTCTTCCACTTTTTTCATCAGTAGCTTATTCATTTCACCTACGTCAAGTCCTTTTTTTACCATCTCCTGTTCGGACGGAATCTCAGGTAAGTGCTGGTTTTGATCAATGTATGCTTTTACTTCACTTAATGGCCTTAGCTGGTAATCTTTTTTGAAAACATAATCGTTCCAGCCATTCAAATCAATGTTTACTGCTTTGGAATGAATAGTTCCGTTTACATCCAGTTTGTTTTGGGGATTGGTTATGCCTATGCCAACATTGCCTACTGGGTTGATATAAAGCGGAACGCTATTTAAATCAGCACTATAAAAATAAAAATCATTTTTGCCGGCTAAACTTAAATCATTGCCGATCTCCCAATTACCTTTATAAGCATTGCCGGTGGCATTCATCCCATAAAATGCTATTGCACTGCTTCTGGTGCCGCCAGCAGTAGTTGTGCTATTACCAATGGTTAACCGACTTCGGTCATTTACTCCAAATAAATCTGCAATAGCAGGGCTATTAAGATTTGACATTGTGCCTGTGCCTTGAACACTCAATTTAGTTTTTGGAGTGACTATTCCAATACCCACATTACCTAATGCCGTTC is a window from the Mucilaginibacter inviolabilis genome containing:
- the ychF gene encoding redox-regulated ATPase YchF; amino-acid sequence: MGLQCGIVGLPNVGKSTLFNCLSNAKAQAANFPFCTIEPNVGVITVPDERLTKLTEIVQPKSIVPNVIEIVDIAGLVKGASKGEGLGNQFLGNIRATNAIIHVLRCFDNDNVIHVDGSVDPIRDKEIIDTELQLKDLESIEKKIQKVEKMAKTGGDKEAKKTFDVLTVYKEHLLTGKSARTAPVAEEDKEYVADLWLLTAKPVMYVCNVDEASVNTGNAYVEKVKAAVKEENAEVLVISAQIESEIAQMDTYEERQMFLDDLGLTESGVNKLIKAAYKLLNLATYFTAGVQEVRAWTITQGFTAPQAAGVIHTDFEKGFIRAEVIKYDEFVKFNGSEAVIKENGKLAIEGKTYIVQDGDIMHFRFNV
- a CDS encoding nuclear transport factor 2 family protein, with product MKKTFLLKALLCFAVTFILHMEKSSAQNSKLISEVTQATEQLRKAMVDADTVTLEKLTSAELSYGHSSGKLQTKKEFISDLATGASDFVSISLTDQDVKVVGNTAVVRHILTAATNDKGKGPGITKLGILLVWVKNKTQWQLLARQAVKVP
- a CDS encoding MATE family efflux transporter; its protein translation is MLETIQPKPKSKLSSFFSVLKQSLKGTEVDLTSTSIKRAIILLAIPMMLEMAMESVFALVDLYFVGHLKNSSLAIQTVGLTESVLMVIYSLAIGLSMAATAVVARRIGEKNPEAASKAGMQTIIIAVIVNLTISIIGLLHARDILLIMGASAETADHGTNFVRIMMGGSIIIVMLFLINGIFRGAGNAAIAMRSLWIANMANIILCPLFIRGLGPIPAFGLTGAAIATTIGRGLGVSYQVYNLFNGKNILKIRLSYFAPDWQQIKAIVKIAAPGILQFIIASCSWIFLAELVATTGGEAGSAGYQTSLRLMMFFLLPAWGLSNAAATLVGQNLGAGHIDRAEKSVFQTIKYTMVFLGIVSILFLTCGHLFASFFTEDKAVIKVATRSLQILSGGFIIYGMGMIFTSAFNGAGDTWTPTKINIFTFWVFQIPFAYLLAKYFEMGPTGVFISIPAAEVGLTLGAYVLFKRGRWKKIKV
- a CDS encoding FMN-binding glutamate synthase family protein encodes the protein MKKLFITSFIIIFAALIGWTILWKPAAWSFVIMVPIYAIGFYDLAQKKHSIVRNYPVFGHLRFLMEDLRPKIYQYFIESDTNGTPFNRQNRSVIYQRAKKVDDTRPFGTELDVYENGYEWLNHSIAAVDHHHLDLAPRVKVGGPDCKQPYMASVYNISAMSFGSLSENAILALNGGAKLGNFAHNTGEGGLSDYHLQPGGDIIWQIGTGYFSCRHPDGTIDYDAFTQRAVLPQVKMIEIKLSQGAKPGHGGILPAAKVTPEIARIRLVEMGQDVVSPPYHTAFNDPIGLTQFIKKLRELSGGKPIGFKLCVGHKSEFLAICKAMVKTGIYPDFITVDGGEGGTGAAPLEFSNSVGMPLREALAFIYDALTGFDIKKYIKLIASGKVATGFDLVKNFALGADMCNSARGMMFALGCIQALECNMNTCPTGVATQDKSLMRGLVVDDKKVRVANFHNQTVSSAIQMIGAAGLVKPCDLHRMFIYRRINHSQIQTYGELFPYIPKGSLLNTPYPSSFELDMAISNEDSFVPDYSNVTNIDYSNVNSYMS
- the mgtE gene encoding magnesium transporter, whose protein sequence is MNEMVEQIELLLEQENNKQLKEYLNNLNISDVEELIGELPEHGPRFIETLSLNRAVNVFRILDSPTQERIIKKLSGQKVADLINALPPDDRTALFSELHGDAVKTLILHLSPDDRKEALSLLGYEEESVGRLMTPDYIAVKKNWDVTRVLSHIRRYGKNSETIDVIYVIDENGVLLDDIRIREILLVKPETKVSDLMDGRLISLSASDPQEEAINIFRMNNRVALPVVDNEHILLGIVTVDDILWIANEEYTEDIQKIGGTEALDEPYLDINLFLLVKKRVGWLIILFLGEMLTATAMGFFEKSIEKAVVLALFIPLIISSGGNSGSQASTLIIQAMALGEVTVADWWRVMRRELLSGLMLGLTLGLIGFMRIYIWTMFSPIYGPHWILVGLTVGCALIGVVLWGSLAGSMLPLILKKLGADPATSSAPFVATLVDVTGLIIYFSIAVMIMKGVML